The window GCGGCTACGCGGCCAATAAAGGCCACTGGGCGGGCCACGAGGCGAGCGGATCGTCGCGGAACCCGCCCTTGACGAAGCGGTGCCAGCGGCCGAGGGCATGGCAGAGCAGGATGTCGGCGTGGGCGGCGAAGTTGTGTTCCGCGTGTTCCGGCGCGAAGACCCCCTGGGTGGCGGCGATTTTCAGGCTTTGCCTGAGGGTGGCCTCGACACGTTCCAGCAACTGGTTGATACGCGCCTGCAGGCGGGGATTCTCATGCACCAGCGCATCGCCGATCAGCACGCGGGTGAGTCCGCGGTTCTTCTGGGCGAAGCGCAGCAGCGTCACCATGATCATTTCCGCCTGCCGGAGCCCGGAATCCTCGTCGTCGGCGATCTGGTTGATGACCGAGAACAGGCTGGATTCGATGAATTCGATGAGCCCCTCGAACATCTGCGCCTTGCTGGCGAAGTGACGGTATAGGGCCGCTTCGGAGACGTCCAGCTTTTTTGCCAGCAATGCGGTCGTCACCTTCTCGCCGGCGGGGTCTTCCAGCATCCCGGCGATGGTCTGAAGGATTTGCAGCTTGCGGTCGCCGGGCCGGGCCATATTCACCGTGACCGGATGAGCGTGCCGACGCCTTCGTCGGTGAGGATTTCCAGCAGCAGGGCGTGTTCCACCCGGCCGTCGATGATGTGCACGCTCTTCACGCCCGATCGGGCCGCGTCGAGCGCCGAGCCTATCTTGGGCAGCATGCCGCCCGAGAGCGTGCCGTCGGCCACCATGCCGTCGATCTGGGCCGGGGTGATGCCGGTGAGGAGATTGCCGTCCTTGTCCAGCACGCCAGGCGTGTTGGTGAGCAATACCAGCTTCTCGGCCTTCAGCACCTCGGCGATCTTGCCCGCGACCATGTCGGCGTTGATGTTGTAGGTTTCCCCGTCCTGGCCGACGCCGATGGGCGCGATGACCGGAATGAAGGCGCCGGTGTCGAGGAGCGCGATCAGCGAAGGGTCGATGGCGACGATGTCGCCTACCTGGCCGATGTCGATCAGGCTGTCCGGCTTTTCCCGGTCGGGCATCATCAGCTTCTTGGCGCGGATGAAGTTGCCGTCCTTGCCGGTGAGGCCGACGGCCTTGCCGCCGTGCTGGTTGATGAGGTTGACGATCTCCTTGTTGACCTGGCCGCCCAGCACCATCTCGACGACCGACATGGTTTCCGCGTCGGTGACGCGCATGCCCTGGATGAACTGCCCCTGCTTGCCGACGCGCTTCAACAGGTCGTCGATTTGCGGGCCGCCGCCGTGCACGACCACCGGGTTCATCCCGACGAGCTTGAGCAGCACGACGTCGCGGGCGAAGCACTGCTTGAGATGCTCGTCGGTCATGGCGTTGCCGCCGTACTTGACGACGATGGTGCGGCCGTGGAACCGCTTGATGTAGGGCAGGGCCTCGGCGAGGACGCCGGCCTTGACGGCGGGGAGGAGTTTGTCGGTCATGACGGAGAACGGTGATCCCGGATGCGCCATTCTACTGTCGGACAAGCAAAAGCGGGCGGGGAACCTTCCGGTTCCGCGCCCGCAGAGGCTTCAGGGAGAAAAGGCTACTCGATCGTCAGCCGGCGGGTCTGTGCGGCGACCTTCTTGGGCAGGGTCAGCTCCAGCACGCCGTCGTTGAATTTGGCGGTGGACTGGTTCTCGTCAACGTCCTGGCCGAGCTGGAAGCTGCGCGAAACCTTGCCGAAATAGCGCTCGGTGCGCAGCACGCGCTCGCCGTTCTTGACCTCCTTCTCCTGCTTGCGCTCGGCGGAGATGGAAACCACCGGGCCGTCGACATGGACATGGATGTCCTCCTTCTTGATGCCGGGCATTTCAGCATGGACGACGAAGGCCTTGTCCTGCTCCTTGACGTCGATCCTGATGCTTGGCGCCTCGGACGGCGTGCCCATTTCGACGGGGCGCACGAAGAAGCCCCGGAAGAAATCGTCCAGCGGGTCATAGCGGGTCAGATTGCTCATGGTGCGGTCTCCTTGGCGGTTGATCGGTGGCCGGGGAAGGTTGCCGGCTCGTTCCCCCAACTTATGAACTGCGCCGGGAAATTTCAAGCCCCGCAGCGGCCCAGGCCGAGCATGAGGATGGCGTCGCGGTTGCTCCAGGAAAAGCAGGCGGCGGCCGCTTCCCGCCAGGGCAGCCAGCGGCTGGCCAGATGTTCGCCCGGCGCGGTGACCACTGGCCGCCTTTCCTGCAGGCACAGGCTGAAGACATGCTCGGTGTTGCGGGTGATGCCGGGGCCGTAGCGGCTCCGCCAGCCGGGAAGGATTTCGAACCGATTCGACAGGCGCCAGTCGGTCAGGTCGTCCCCGGTGGCGACGATGCCGGTTTCCTCGGCCACTTCCCGACGGGCTGTCGTTTCGAGGGGCTCGTCGTCCTCCTGGCTGCCGGTGACGGACTGCCAGAAGCCCGGCTGGCCGGCGCGCTCCAGAAGCAAGACATCGGGGTCTGTACCGTGCGTATGGACGACGACGAGGACCGAGACGGGCTTCTTCGGCGCCTCAGTCGTTCCGGCCGATCTCGACATCGGTTTGCACCTTCTGCCGCAGGCGGATGTGCAACTCGCGCAGCTGCTTTTCGTCCACGTCGGAAGGCGCGTCGGTCAGCAGGCACTGGGCGCGCTGGGTCTTGGGGAAGGCGATGACGTCGCGGATCGACTCCGCGCCGGTCATCATGGTGACGATGCGGTCGAGGCCGAAGGCAAGGCCGCCGTGGGGCGGGGCGCCGTACTTGAGCGCATCGAGCAGGAACCCGAATTTCGCTCGGGCTTCCTCCTCGCCGATGCCCAGCGCGCGGAAGACCTGGGACTGCACCTCCTCGCGGTGGATGCGCACCGAGCCGCCGCCGATCTCCCAGCCGTTGAGGGCAAGGTCGTAGGCCTTGGCGATGCACTCGCCCGGGTTCGTTTCCATCAGTTCCTCGTGGCCGTCCTTGGGCGAGGTGAAGGGGTGGTGGCAGGCGGTCCAGCGGCGGTCCTCCTCGTCGTACTCGAACATCGGGAAGTCGACGACCCAGAGCGGCTCCCACGCCTTGCCATTCAGGTAGCCCTTCTCGTGGCCGATCTTGATGCGCAGCGCGCCCAGGGCATCGTTCACGACCTTGGTCTTGTCGGCGCCGAAGAAGACCAGGTCGCCGGATTGCGCGCCGGTGCGCTCGATGATGGTCGCGAGCGCACGTTCGTGCAGATTCTTGACGATGGGCGACTGCAATCCCTCTTCGTTGAGTTTCGATGCGTCGTTGACCTTGATGTAGGCCAGGCCCTTCGCGCCGTAGATCTTGACGAACTCGGTGTAGCCGTCGATCTCGCCGCGGGTGAGTGTGGCGCCGCCCGGAATGCGCAGCGCCGCGACGCGGCCGCCGGACGTGGCCGGACCGGAGAAGACCTTGAATGCGACGTCCTTGACGGCATCCGTGACCTCGGTCAGCTCCAGCGTTACGCGCAGATCGGGCTTGTCGGA is drawn from Candidatus Nitricoxidivorans perseverans and contains these coding sequences:
- the argB gene encoding acetylglutamate kinase encodes the protein MTDKLLPAVKAGVLAEALPYIKRFHGRTIVVKYGGNAMTDEHLKQCFARDVVLLKLVGMNPVVVHGGGPQIDDLLKRVGKQGQFIQGMRVTDAETMSVVEMVLGGQVNKEIVNLINQHGGKAVGLTGKDGNFIRAKKLMMPDREKPDSLIDIGQVGDIVAIDPSLIALLDTGAFIPVIAPIGVGQDGETYNINADMVAGKIAEVLKAEKLVLLTNTPGVLDKDGNLLTGITPAQIDGMVADGTLSGGMLPKIGSALDAARSGVKSVHIIDGRVEHALLLEILTDEGVGTLIRSR
- the aspS gene encoding aspartate--tRNA ligase: MRTHYCGQLSASLTDRIVTLCGWAHRRRDHGGVIFVDLRDREGLAQVVCDPDRPEMFALAESVRNEFVLKVTGKVRRRPAGTENANLASGEIEVLCHALEILNPAVTPPFPLDDENLSENVRLTHRVIDLRRPQMQKNLMLRYKAAMAFRRFLDANGFIDIETPMLTKSTPEGARDYLVPSRVHPGQFFALPQSPQLFKQLLMVAGFDRYYQLTKCFRDEDLRADRQPEFTQVDIETSFLDEHQITALMEEMIRTVFREALSVELPNPFPRMSYAEAMRRFGSDKPDLRVTLELTEVTDAVKDVAFKVFSGPATSGGRVAALRIPGGATLTRGEIDGYTEFVKIYGAKGLAYIKVNDASKLNEEGLQSPIVKNLHERALATIIERTGAQSGDLVFFGADKTKVVNDALGALRIKIGHEKGYLNGKAWEPLWVVDFPMFEYDEEDRRWTACHHPFTSPKDGHEELMETNPGECIAKAYDLALNGWEIGGGSVRIHREEVQSQVFRALGIGEEEARAKFGFLLDALKYGAPPHGGLAFGLDRIVTMMTGAESIRDVIAFPKTQRAQCLLTDAPSDVDEKQLRELHIRLRQKVQTDVEIGRND
- a CDS encoding Hsp20/alpha crystallin family protein; translation: MSNLTRYDPLDDFFRGFFVRPVEMGTPSEAPSIRIDVKEQDKAFVVHAEMPGIKKEDIHVHVDGPVVSISAERKQEKEVKNGERVLRTERYFGKVSRSFQLGQDVDENQSTAKFNDGVLELTLPKKVAAQTRRLTIE
- the nudB gene encoding dihydroneopterin triphosphate diphosphatase codes for the protein MSRSAGTTEAPKKPVSVLVVVHTHGTDPDVLLLERAGQPGFWQSVTGSQEDDEPLETTARREVAEETGIVATGDDLTDWRLSNRFEILPGWRSRYGPGITRNTEHVFSLCLQERRPVVTAPGEHLASRWLPWREAAAACFSWSNRDAILMLGLGRCGA
- the slmA gene encoding nucleoid occlusion factor SlmA, whose amino-acid sequence is MARPGDRKLQILQTIAGMLEDPAGEKVTTALLAKKLDVSEAALYRHFASKAQMFEGLIEFIESSLFSVINQIADDEDSGLRQAEMIMVTLLRFAQKNRGLTRVLIGDALVHENPRLQARINQLLERVEATLRQSLKIAATQGVFAPEHAEHNFAAHADILLCHALGRWHRFVKGGFRDDPLASWPAQWPLLAA